The following proteins come from a genomic window of Candidatus Dadabacteria bacterium:
- a CDS encoding shikimate dehydrogenase, whose translation MEIKATTRIYGIFGHPVSQSLSPAMHNAAFEHLGLDCVYLAFDVDPRNIDKAVNSIRNLGLCGVNVTIPHKQSVMAGLDEIAPEASMVGAVNTIVNEDGRLKGYNTDVSGVLRALHSELEFVPQDKNILIVGAGGASRAVIVAMCTGGARSIAIANRTYFKAQELSEEFSPRFGDVGFSAAPLEDAARVAQMMEQTDIVINCSSAGMGDIEPLRLPLDLLDENCVVYDLVYKPAVTPLVRDSKALGLKAESGLGMLLYQGVDAFEIWTGENAPVEVMRDALSVSG comes from the coding sequence TTGGAAATAAAAGCCACAACGCGGATATACGGCATCTTCGGTCATCCGGTGTCCCAGAGTCTGTCTCCCGCCATGCATAACGCGGCGTTCGAGCATCTAGGGCTTGACTGCGTTTATCTGGCTTTTGACGTGGACCCCCGGAACATAGACAAGGCCGTAAATTCGATAAGAAACCTCGGTCTTTGTGGAGTTAACGTCACCATCCCGCATAAGCAGTCCGTTATGGCGGGTCTGGACGAGATTGCTCCTGAGGCCTCCATGGTCGGAGCGGTAAACACCATAGTTAACGAAGACGGTAGGCTCAAGGGTTACAACACGGACGTTTCTGGAGTGCTGAGAGCTCTTCATTCTGAACTCGAGTTCGTCCCGCAGGACAAGAATATTCTTATCGTGGGAGCCGGCGGAGCCTCAAGAGCGGTAATAGTGGCGATGTGTACAGGCGGCGCCCGAAGTATTGCAATTGCAAACAGGACCTATTTTAAGGCACAAGAGCTTTCCGAGGAATTCTCTCCGCGTTTTGGAGACGTCGGATTTTCCGCGGCCCCGCTTGAGGACGCAGCGCGGGTGGCGCAGATGATGGAGCAGACAGACATCGTGATTAACTGCTCTTCTGCGGGAATGGGTGATATCGAACCTCTTCGTCTTCCGCTTGACCTGCTCGATGAGAACTGTGTGGTCTACGACCTTGTCTACAAGCCTGCCGTCACTCCGCTTGTAAGGGACTCCAAGGCTCTTGGGCTCAAGGCGGAATCCGGGCTCGGCATGCTCCTTTACCAGGGAGTTGACGCTTTTGAGATCTGGACGGGCGAAAATGCCCCGGTTGAGGTGATGAGGGATGCACTCTCTGTTTCCGGGTGA